The DNA sequence GACAAGGGGGGCAGCGGCGGCCCGGCGGTGATGCCGCGGGGCTGTCGGCCCAGGGTGATGAGATGAGACGGGTAGTGGTCACCGGCATCGGGCTGCTGACGCCGCTGGGCGTCGGCATCGATGTCAATTGGCGCCGCCTGATGAACGGCGAATCGGGCCTCCGCAGCATCGCGCATTTCGAGACGGGCGACCGGCCGGCGACGATCGCCGGCCAGGTGCCGGTCGGCGAGGGGCCGGGCGAGTTCCACGCCGACAGCTATGTCACCCCGAAGGACCAGCGCCAGGTCGACCAGTTCATCGTCTACGCGCTCGCCGCCGGCCAGATGGCGGTCGAGCATTCCGGCTGGGTGGCCGAGACCGACGCGCAGCAGGTCCGCACTGGCGTGATGATCGGCTCCGGCATCGGCGGCCTGCAGACCATCTACAACGGCTCGCTGACCCTGCACGAGCGCGGCCCGCGCCGGATCTCGCCGCACTTCATCCCGGCCGCGCTGATCAACCTGGCCTCCGGGCGGCTGTCGATCAAATACGGCTTCCGCGGCCCGAACCATTCCGCGGTGACCGCCTGCGCCACCGGCGCGCACGCCATCGGCGACGCGGCCCGGCTGATCATGCTGGACGACGCCGACGTGATGGTCGCCGGCGGCGCCGAGGCCGCGATCTGCCGGCTCGGCATCGCCGGCTTCGCCGCGGCACGGGCGCTGTCGACCGGCTTCAACGACCGGCCGCAGGAAGCCTCGCGGCCCTGGGACGAGGCCCGCGACGGCTTCGTGATGGGCGAAGGCGCCGGCATCGTGGTGCTGGAGGAGCTGGAGCACGCCCGCCGGCGCGGCGCCAACATCCTGGCCGAGGTCGTCGGCTACGGCCTCAGCGGCGACGCCCACCACATCACCTCGCCGGCCGAGAATGGCGACGGCGCCATCCGCGCCATGCAGAACGCATTGAAGCGCGCCGGCCTCAGCCCGGGCGACGTCGACTACATCAATGCGCACGCTACCTCGACGCCGGCCGGCGACGTGGTCGAGCTGCGGGCGATCCGCACCGTGTTCGGCAACGATGTCGGGCGCATCCCGATGTCGTCGACCAAGTCGGCGATCGGCCACCTGCTCGGGGCGGCCGGCAGTGTCGAGTCGATCTATGCGATCCTCGCCATCCAGAAGAACGGCGTGCCGCCGACGCTGAACCTGCACGAGCCCTCGCCGGAGGCGACCGGCATGGACCTGGTGCCGCTGTCCGGGCGCGACCACCCCTGCCGCATCGCGATGTCGAACGCATTCGGCTTCGGCGGGACCAACACCTCGCTGATCTTCCGCGCGGTGGATTGACGGTCGGCCGGCCCGCGCGGCCGGCACGACAAGTCGCAGGTGCCGGACCGGGGGCAGCCGCGACAGGATGTGTGACCCCGGCGACCAGTGTCAGCGATCGGGCCGGAGCCGCCAATGCTGAAGTTCCTCGGCCGTCTTGTCGGTCTGGTGCTCATCCTCGGGCTTGTCGCCGCGGGCATTTTCGCCTGGGGCTGGGCGCGCTACACGGCACCGGGACCGCTGCAGACCGAGACCCGGGTGGTGATCGCGCGCGGCTCGTCCGTCGACCAGATCGCGCAGACGCTGAGCGACGCCGGCGTCATCGAGGACCCGATGATCTTCAAATACGCCGACTGGCTGGAGCGGACGGTGATCGCGCCCGACGCGGCGGCGCCGCTGCGCGCCGGCGAGTTCGCGATGCCGGCGGGGATCAGCGCGCGCGAGGCGCGCCAGCAGCTGATCGACGGCCCGCTGGTGCAGCGCCGGCTGACGGTGCCCGAAGGCCTGACCACCGAGCAGATCCTGCGGCTGGTCAACGAGGCCGAGGGCCTGACCGGCGACATCGAGACGGCGTTCGACGAGGGCGAGCTGCTGCCGGAGACCTATTTCTACGAGTTCGGCGATAGCCGCGAATCGCTGATCCAGCGCATGCACGACGACATGCAGGCGGTGCTGGCCGAGATGTGGCCGCAGCGCGCCGACGAGCTGCCGGTCGAATCGCAGGACGAGGCGGTGATCCTGGCGTCGATCGTGCAGGAGGAGGCCGGCAACGTGCAGGAGATGCCGCGCGTCGCCGCCGTCTTCATCAACCGGCTGAAGCGGGGCATGCGGCTGCAGGCCGACGCCACGGTGGAATACGGCATCACGCTGGGCACCGGCCCGCTCGGCCGGGGCCTGCTGCGCTCGGAGCTCGAGACGCTGACGCCCTACAACACCTACATGATCGACGGCCTGCCGCCGACGCCGATCGCCAACCCGGGCCGCGAGGCGATCGAAGCGGTGCTGCGCCCGGCGCAGACCGACGAGCTGTACTTCGTCGCCGACGGCAGCGGCGGCCACGCCTTCGCGCGCACGCTGGAAGAGCATGAACGCAACGTGCAGCGCTGGCGTGAACTGGAGCGCGAGCGAGCCCAGGCGACCGAGCAGGACGGGCAGGGCGAGGACAGTGGCGAAGAAGCGCCCGAGGGCGAAGGCGCGGACGACGGCGCCGGCAACTGACCGGCCTCAGGCGATCCGCCGCCGGAACAGCCAGGCGGCCGCCGACATGGTGCACAGCGCGATGACGGCAAGCGGCCAGGCGTTGTCCAGCACCGTGGCCGCGGGCATGTCCTTGGTGAACAGCCCGTTGATGATGACCAGGAAATGGCGCAGCGGGTTGACCACGGTCAGCGCCTGCAGCCAGTCGGGCATGTTTTCCACCGGGGTGGCGAAGCCCGACAGCAGGATCGCCGGCGCCGCGAACACGAAGGCGCCGAGGAAGGCCTGCTGCTGGGTCTGGGCGACGGCCGAGATGAACAGCCCGATCCCGATCACGGCGACCAGGTAGACCGCCAGGCTGGCATAGAGCAGCCAGGTCGCCCCGGTGAACGGGATGCCGAACACCAGCGTCGCGATCGCCAGGAAGATGGTGCCCTGGACCAGGCCGATGATCAGCGACGGCACGCTCTTGCCGATCACGATCTCGGCCGGGGTCAGCGGCGACACCATGAGCTGGTCGAAGGTGCCGAGCTCGCGTTCGCGCGCGACCGACAGCGCGGTCACCGAGATCCCGATCAGCAGGCCGATGGTGCCGATCAGGCTCGGCACGGTGAACCAGCGGTAGATCAGGTTGGGATTGAACCAGCTGCGCACCACCAGCGTGCCGGGCGGGGCCGGGCGGCCATAGGCATCGGCGGCGTCCGCGGCCATCGCCTGGACGATGCGTGCGACATAGCCCTGCACGATCTGGGCGGCGTTAGACCGGCGCCCGTCCAGGGCGATCTGCACGGTCGTCGGGCGGCCGGCGGCGATGTCGGCCGAGAAGCCCTGCGGGATATGCACCGCCGCCAGCACCTCCTGGGTATCGATTAGCTCGGCGATCTCGGCCGGGCGCGCGACGGCGCGCACGGAGGTGAAGGTGGGCGTGCCGGCCAGACGCTCGACCAACTCGACCGACCAGCGGCCGCGATCCTGGTCGAGCACGGCCAGCGAGACGTTGCGGACCTCCAGCGTCGCGGCGAAGGCGAACACGAACAGCTGCACGATCGGCGGGCCGATCAGCACCATGCGGCCGCGCCGGTCGCGCAGGATCGCCTGCAGCTCCTTGACGATCAGAGCTGCGATGCGCCCGCCCACGATCAGTCCAGCCGCGGGCGGGTCACGCGCACCGCCAGCGCGAAGAACACCGCGCCGATGGCCAGCATCATGCCCAGGGCGGGCAGCAGCAGGTGCCAGATGTCGCCGGCCAGGAACAGCGTCTGCAGGCTGGCGACGAAGTGGCGGGCCGGCACCACGTGGGTCAGCGCGCGGATCGGCGCCGGCATGCTGTCGATCTCGAACACGAAGCCCGACAGCAGCATCGCCGGCAGGAAGCCGGTCAGGAGCGCCAGCTGCGAGGCGACGAACTGGTTCCGGGTCGCCGCCGAGATCAGGTAGCCCTGGCCCAGCGCCGGCACCAGGAATGCGGCGGAGGCCAGGCACAGGGCCCCGAACGACCCGCGCAGCGGCACCGCGAACAGGGTCAGCGCGATGGTCGTGCACATCAGCATCGAGGCCATTCCCAGCACGAAGTAGGGTACGATCTTGCCGGCCAGCAGCTCCAGCCGGCCGATCGCCGTCGCCATCATCGCCTCCATGGTGCCGCGCTCCCACTCGCGGGCGATCACCAGCGCGGTCAGCAGGGTGCCGATCAGCGTCATCACCAGTGCGACCGTGCCGGGCACCAGGAAGTTGCGGCTGACCAGCTCCTCGTTGAACCAGACCCGGGGCGCCAGCGCGATCGGCGGGCTGAGCGACCGGCCGCCGTCCAGCGCGCGGGCGCCCTGCCACGCCTGCCAGACGCCCTCGGCGTAGTTGTGGACGAAGTTGGCGGT is a window from the Alphaproteobacteria bacterium genome containing:
- the fabF gene encoding beta-ketoacyl-ACP synthase II, with the translated sequence MRRVVVTGIGLLTPLGVGIDVNWRRLMNGESGLRSIAHFETGDRPATIAGQVPVGEGPGEFHADSYVTPKDQRQVDQFIVYALAAGQMAVEHSGWVAETDAQQVRTGVMIGSGIGGLQTIYNGSLTLHERGPRRISPHFIPAALINLASGRLSIKYGFRGPNHSAVTACATGAHAIGDAARLIMLDDADVMVAGGAEAAICRLGIAGFAAARALSTGFNDRPQEASRPWDEARDGFVMGEGAGIVVLEELEHARRRGANILAEVVGYGLSGDAHHITSPAENGDGAIRAMQNALKRAGLSPGDVDYINAHATSTPAGDVVELRAIRTVFGNDVGRIPMSSTKSAIGHLLGAAGSVESIYAILAIQKNGVPPTLNLHEPSPEATGMDLVPLSGRDHPCRIAMSNAFGFGGTNTSLIFRAVD
- the mltG gene encoding endolytic transglycosylase MltG, translated to MLKFLGRLVGLVLILGLVAAGIFAWGWARYTAPGPLQTETRVVIARGSSVDQIAQTLSDAGVIEDPMIFKYADWLERTVIAPDAAAPLRAGEFAMPAGISAREARQQLIDGPLVQRRLTVPEGLTTEQILRLVNEAEGLTGDIETAFDEGELLPETYFYEFGDSRESLIQRMHDDMQAVLAEMWPQRADELPVESQDEAVILASIVQEEAGNVQEMPRVAAVFINRLKRGMRLQADATVEYGITLGTGPLGRGLLRSELETLTPYNTYMIDGLPPTPIANPGREAIEAVLRPAQTDELYFVADGSGGHAFARTLEEHERNVQRWRELERERAQATEQDGQGEDSGEEAPEGEGADDGAGN
- a CDS encoding ABC transporter permease — translated: MVGGRIAALIVKELQAILRDRRGRMVLIGPPIVQLFVFAFAATLEVRNVSLAVLDQDRGRWSVELVERLAGTPTFTSVRAVARPAEIAELIDTQEVLAAVHIPQGFSADIAAGRPTTVQIALDGRRSNAAQIVQGYVARIVQAMAADAADAYGRPAPPGTLVVRSWFNPNLIYRWFTVPSLIGTIGLLIGISVTALSVARERELGTFDQLMVSPLTPAEIVIGKSVPSLIIGLVQGTIFLAIATLVFGIPFTGATWLLYASLAVYLVAVIGIGLFISAVAQTQQQAFLGAFVFAAPAILLSGFATPVENMPDWLQALTVVNPLRHFLVIINGLFTKDMPAATVLDNAWPLAVIALCTMSAAAWLFRRRIA